In Arachis hypogaea cultivar Tifrunner chromosome 17, arahy.Tifrunner.gnm2.J5K5, whole genome shotgun sequence, a single window of DNA contains:
- the LOC112767082 gene encoding AT-hook motif nuclear-localized protein 15, translating into MAKRWWDEEPPHNTPTSSTNGDQDTNDGGDDNTNSSAAERRGGRGRRPRGRPPGSKNKPKQPLVVKEELPNALQSHILEISDGADVADSLSTFATRRHRGVAVLSGTGTVTDVNLGQPAAPGGIVSLQGTFQILSLSGAILPPPSPPSSTGLTVYLAGVQGEVVGGRVVGPLVACGPVMVVAATFANATYERLPFEEEEEEEDEEEDGVMRVQVEPQQEQQSGVNEGCTEPPEPPPQPPQVYSNARSGLFSDNSEMVTHDDVFW; encoded by the coding sequence ATGGCAAAGCGTTGGTGGGATGAAGAACCACCCCACAACACTCCAACAAGCAGCACCAACGGCGACCAAGACACCAACGATGGCGGCGATGACAATACCAACTCCAGCGCGGCGGAgcgaagaggaggaagaggccgCAGGCCACGAGGCCGGCCACCGGGGTCAAAGAACAAGCCAAAACAACCGCTAGTGGTTAAGGAGGAGCTCCCAAACGCCCTTCAAAGTCATATTCTAGAGATCAGCGACGGAGCAGACGTGGCTGATTCCCTTTCCACTTTTGCAACCCGTCGCCACCGTGGCGTTGCCGTGCTAAGCGGAACCGGCACTGTCACTGACGTCAATCTCGGGCAGCCCGCGGCGCCCGGAGGCATCGTTTCACTCCAAGGAACTTTCCAGATCCTTTCCCTCTCCGGTGCGATTCTTCCCCCGCCATCGCCGCCGAGCTCCACCGGACTAACGGTTTACCTCGCCGGAGTTCAAGGGGAGGTGGTTGGCGGTAGGGTGGTAGGACCGCTGGTGGCTTGTGGACCAGTGATGGTGGTTGCAGCAACGTTTGCTAATGCCACGTATGAAAGGCTACCgtttgaggaagaagaagaagaagaagatgaggaagaagatggAGTGATGCGGGTGCAGGTGGAGCCGCAGCAGGAGCAACAATCTGGTGTAAACGAAGGTTGTACTGAACCACCTGaaccaccaccacaaccaccacagGTTTACAGTAATGCTCGTTCCGGTTTGTTCTCCGATAACAGTGAAATGGTGACGCATGATGATGTATTTTGGTAA